In Onychostoma macrolepis isolate SWU-2019 chromosome 06, ASM1243209v1, whole genome shotgun sequence, one DNA window encodes the following:
- the tac3b gene encoding tachykinin-3b → MSCGWLLVLFSHVLLMLAYPRPSRCALDYPLFTDNSDPQSERYEKRYNDIDYDSFIGLMGRRSAGTNRDTHLRPPFKPNMNDMFVGLLGRRNTVPAIPTWRGQRRGNVFLKNRRQRFCCGV, encoded by the exons ATGTCCTGCGGTTGGTTGCTCGTGCTGTTCTCTCATGTGCTGCTGATGCTCGCGTATCCTCGACCCTCGCGCTGTGCGCTCGACTATCCGTTATTCACG GACAACAGCGACCCCCAGTCTGAACGCTATGAGAAACGATATAATGATATTGATTATGACAGTTTTATTGGCCTGATGGGCAGGAGGAGCGCAG gAACAAATCGTGACACACATTTACGTCCACCATTTAAAC CTAATATGAATGACATGTTTGTTGGATTGTTAGGACGGAGAAACACTGTGCCTG CTATTCCTACTTGGAGAGGACAGAGAAGAGGCAACGTTTTCTTAAAGAACAGAAGGCAGAG GTTTTGCTGTGGTGTATGA
- the gpr84 gene encoding G-protein coupled receptor 84 isoform X2, which produces MWNDSDLLSNDSFSCASPSVEGYRYFGVLLGSAVTIVGTIGNILTVLAFATDASLRTRFNVLIVNLALADLLYCTILQPVSADSYLHLHWRGGATWCRMFGFLLFLSNSVSIITLCLIALSRYLVVAHRTSRCARLLLSHRGVAVLLISSWLLGVASFAPLWPVYVFAPQVCTCSFHRTKGRPYTTVLLFLYFFLGLGCVGLFYFLIYRKVRVASKAFLKYRPSRHSSKRKKAEAEATTDDSGISAGASTTQSCEISHDEPGAEQNNSKAQEKSEGHASTQEPKNSIQDASKDTETSSKPTPIKIQTTPAANSPGEDSEFKRVTRMCFTVFLCFVGCFAPFLLLNVADKANRAPQVIHMFCANLTWLNSCINPLLYAAMNRQFNQAYKDILRKAVHPLTWIWRSRRFTIR; this is translated from the coding sequence ATGTGGAATGACTCAGATCTTCTAagtaatgattcattttctTGCGCGTCCCCGTCTGTGGAGGGCTACCGTTACTTCGGCGTCCTCTTGGGATCGGCTGTGACCATAGTAGGAACCATAGGGAATATTCTGACCGTTCTCGCCTTTGCTACTGATGCCAGTCTGAGGACACGGTTCAATGTTCTCATAGTAAACCTTGCCCTCGCTGACCTTCTTTACTGCACGATCCTCCAACCGGTCAGCGCTGACTCATACCTGCACCTGCACTGGAGAGGTGGAGCCACGTGGTGCCGTATGTTTGGATTCCTCCTTTTCCTGTCCAACAGCGTATCCATTATTACATTATGCCTCATCGCTTTGAGCCGTTACTTGGTTGTTGCACATCGCACTTCTCGCTGTGCCCGTCTGCTCCTGTCTCACCGTGGAGTGGCGGTGCTCCTCATCTCATCCTGGCTACTGGGGGTAGCCAGTTTCGCCCCACTTTGGCCCGTCTACGTGTTTGCCCCACAAGTGTGCACCTGCAGTTTTCACCGCACCAAGGGGCGGCCTTACACCACCGTGCTGCTCTTCCTGTACTTCTTCTTGGGCCTGGGTTGCGTGGGCCTTTTCTACTTTCTGATCTACCGTAAGGTGCGTGTAGCCTCTAAGGCTTTTCTGAAGTACAGGCCCAGTCGTCACTCATCAAAACGCAAAAAGGCTGAAGCTGAAGCGACAACGGATGACAGTGGGATCAGTGCTGGAGCTTCAACAACTCAAAGCTGTGAGATCAGTCATGACGAGCCAGGAGCGGAGCAGAATAACAGCAAAGCGCAGGAGAAATCTGAGGGCCACGCAAGCACACAAGAACCGAAAAACTCCATTCAAGATGCCTCAAAAGACACAGAAACATCTTCTAAACCAACTCCGATAAAAATCCAGACCACTCCAGCTGCCAACAGTCCAGGAGAGGACAGTGAATTTAAGCGAGTAACTCGAATGTGCTTTACAgttttcttgtgttttgttgGCTGTTTTGCGCCATTTCTGTTGCTGAATGTCGCTGATAAGGCGAACCGTGCGCCACAGGTCATTCATATGTTTTGTGCAAACCTCACTTGGTTAAATAGTTGCATTAACCCTTTGTTGTACGCAGCCATGAACCGGCAGTTTAACCAGGCCTACAAAGACATACTACGCAAAGCTGTACATCCATTAACCTGGATATGGAGAAGCCGTCGGTTCACAATAAGATAA
- the apof gene encoding uncharacterized protein apof, whose protein sequence is MTKRNSKLKWLLLIHLLLSDVVFGRAPLPQSNPRPSVTSVSQTEQVESQAEDDLAVAHQLVLNLSASLQGQLDLQSNASCAELSNGGRRGKGFSQELLGLAMVPVLASAGCLFEAQTLVMQLYVVLGQKDTHEFLQDILELIKRGKERDSAHMAHHSGFHTASMLNSESQRHLQAVIFNIHQLAEVGEKDDKGKVGPRVQCNGWVRVKGTLFLGQAVEQSKPLCLEEAQQACGSLGFQCAGVTQDGDSGYFRVILRPGSRVVPSSNSESWIQNCKLGTVRWRRNGIPQHHCVNEKEERVYTVVEWIPAVSTLYNLGTAVYYASVSCYDTAKERAIFSTVDLGTDALMAVTGGTAGVAGYALGAGLKTGVKAGIKYLLNTMKEEDDLVMNQNSWEDGTLTVQ, encoded by the coding sequence ATGACTAAAAGGAATTCAAAACTCAAATGGTTACTTCTCATCCACCTCTTGCTGTCTGATGTGGTATTTGGCAGAGCTCCACTCCCTCAAAGCAACCCGAGGCCTTCAGTCACTTCAGTGTCTCAAACAGAGCAAGTAGAATCACAAGCTGAAGATGATCTTGCCGTCGCCCATCAGTTGGTCTTAAACCTCTCAGCCTCTCTACAAGGTCAGCTGGATCTCCAAAGCAATGCAAGCTGTGCAGAGCTCTCTAATGGAGGCAGGAGAGGAAAGGGTTTCTCTCAGGAGCTATTAGGGTTGGCAATGGTGCCAGTGCTGGCATCAGCAGGATGTTTGTTTGAAGCCCAAACGTTGGTAATGCAACTCTATGTGGTGTTGGGGCAAAAGGATACACATGAATTTTTACAGGACATTCTGGAGCTGATCAAGAGAGGTAAAGAGAGAGATTCAGCACACATGGCCCATCACAGTGGATTCCATACTGCTTCAATGCTGAACTCTGAGTCTCAGCGCCACCTACAGGCTGTTATATTTAACATTCATCAGCTAGCTGAGGTGGGTGAGAAAGATGATAAGGGTAAAGTTGGCCCTAGGGTGCAATGCAATGGATGGGTGAGGGTGAAAGGCACTCTGTTTCTCGGGCAAGCTGTAGAACAGAGCAAGCCACTGTGTCTTGAGGAAGCACAGCAGGCTTGTGGAAGCTTGGGATTCCAATGTGCAGGTGTGACCCAGGATGGTGATTCTGGATATTTTCGTGTTATCTTGAGGCCTGGAAGCCGCGTGGTGCCTTCATCTAACTCTGAGAGCTGgattcagaattgcaagttggGGACTGTCCGGTGGCGCAGAAACGGGATCCCTCAGCATCACTGTGTAAATGAAAAAGAGGAGCGAGTGTATACAGTAGTGGAGTGGATTCCGGCAGTCTCCACGCTGTATAATCTGGGAACAGCCGTTTACTATGCTTCGGTTAGCTGCTACGACACTGCAAAAGAGAGAGCCATCTTCAGCACTGTGGATCTGGGCACAGACGCCCTCATGGCCGTAACAGGGGGAACTGCGGGGGTTGCCGGTTATGCGTTGGGGGCTGGTTTAAAAACAGGTGTGAAGGCAGGGATTAAATATCTGCTGAACACCATGAAAGAGGAAGATGACCTGGTAATGAACCAGAACAGCTGGGAGGATGGAACTCTCACTGTCCAGTAA
- the stat2 gene encoding signal transducer and activator of transcription 2 isoform X1 — protein sequence MTQWERLQQLDTVYSQRAFDLYNRDEFPMEVRHYLAHWIEGQDWERASRDSSQAAFLFQVLLENLDNQFSRFAQEKDSFLLQRNFRRYKQNFQKYQEEPYTLATIINWFLVKEREILNDAELAQQVQTLQVQPAAMELESQRQVEKSLKDLKTKVEVMEHSIRCLEEQQDEFDFKYQTHLMDSCTEEEKKMQVEGLQKMLNALDKCRRSFLSDISTMLDTADALRSALIDEELVDWKRRQQKSCIGAPDDTSLENLEKWFTQIIECMFQLQKFLQKLDELVGKMTYENDPIPVRKPPLKSRVDTLLTHLIKSSFVVETQPSMPQGRGPLVLRTNVQFSVKVRLLYKVSELNHVMKVTVSVNNAASQLKGFRKFNVLGTLSKALNMAESMNGGMVADFRHLTLKDQKVGGGGKGINDLSLSVTEELHRITFQTQFDYQGLSVSLETFSLPVVVISNSSQQQSAWASVLWFNTLCSDPKNIKFFETSPAAAWSQFGEMLSWQFLSCGKRGLDNDQLETLAIKLFGKQQSYDSCKISWAKFSKENLPDTNFTLWVWLDGILTLVKLYLSDLWSDGSIMGFVSKGKERLLLKKKQNGTFLLRFSESIKDGGITFSWVQYANDGTPSVQTVKPFTSTDLKQIALPDILCNFRIMVAENIPVNPLCYLYPNTPKDQAFGRYYSEKTGEENPYLKYLKTKLVFVSKENGCSGVREGPESDLSTQDRDPLFFPDAGDDLLLQAFEKSPMLSSSTIDEDMLNSILDSDNECTVPDAFPPTAPHTSPSCLQHNFSESHVDILADALSPDIDVNDTLHEFINCPNILNDINLRMLPEESDDFVIDSGFQDLGYPNIPLTP from the exons atgACACAGTGGGAGCGATTGCAGCAGCTGGATACAGTGTATTCACAGAGGGCTTTTGATCTGTACAACAGAGATGAGTTCCCAATGGAAGTGAGACATTACTTGGCGCATTGGATCGAGGGCCAGGACTG GGAACGTGCTTCGCGGGACTCCTCCCAAGCCGCGTTCCTGTTTCAAGTGCTTTTGGAGAATCTGGACAACCAGTTCAGTCGTTTTGCGCAAGAGAAAGATAGTTTCTTACTGCAGCGTAATTTCAGACGCTACAAACAAAACTTTCAG AAGTATCAAGAGGAGCCCTATACTCTTGCTACTATTATCAACTGGTTCCTGGTGAAGGAGAGAGAAATCTTGAATGATGCAGAGCTTGCACAGCAA GTGCAGACATTGCAGGTTCAGCCAGCAGCAATGGAGTTGGAGAGCCAGAGACAAGTAGAAAAGAGTTTGAAAGACCTTAAGACCAAAGTAgag GTGATGGAGCACAGCATAAGGTGTTTGGAGGAGCAGCAAGATGAGTTTGATTTTAAATATCAGACACACCTAATGGACT CTTGCACAGAAGAAGAGAAGAAAATGCAAGTAGAAGGGCTTCAGAAGATGCTCAATGCACTTGATAAATGCAGAAGG AGCTTCCTATCTGATATCTCAACTATGTTGGACACTGCTGATGCTTTGCGCTCAGCGCTTATAGACGAGGAACTGGTGGACTGGAAGCGGAGACAACAGAAGTCCTGCATTGGTGCTCCTGATGATACAAGTCTGGAAAACTTAGAGAAATG GTTCACTCAAATTATTGAGTGCATGTTCCAGCTGCAGAAGTTCTTACAGAAGCTGGATGAGCTGGTAGGGAAGATGACCTACGAAAATGACCCCATCCCAGTCCGAAAACCCCCTTTAAAGAGTAGAGTGGACACTCTACTGACCCACCTGATAAAGAG CTCATTTGTCGTGGAGACTCAGCCATCCATGCCACAAGGTCGAGGCCCGCTGGTGCTGCGCACAAATGTTCAGTTCTCAGTTAAAGTCAG ATTGTTATATAAAGTTTCTGAACTGAACCATGTTATGAAGGTGACTGTTTCTGTTAACAA tgcTGCTTCACAACTAAAAGG GTTTCGGAAATTTAATGTGCTGGGTACCTTAAGTAAAGCTCTTAACATGGCTGAGAGTATGAATGGGGGCATGGTCGCTGATTTCAGACATTTG ACTTTGAAAGATCAAAAAGTTGGTGGTGGAGGAAAAGGAATCAATGAT CTCTCATTGAGTGTGACTGAAGAACTGCACAGAATAACCTTTCAAACCCAGTTTGACTATCAAGGCCTGTCTGTCTCTTTGGAG ACCTTTTCCCTTCCTGTTGTGGTGATTTCAAACTCCAGTCAGCAGCAGAGTGCTTGGGCATCTGTCCTGTGGTTTAACACGCTCTGTTCAGATCCAAAG AACATCAAGTTTTTTGAAACCTCTCCTGCAGCCGCTTGGTCACAGTTTGGGGAAATGCTAAGTTGGCAGTTTCTCTCCTGTGGGAAACGTGGTCTAGACAATGACCAGTTGGAGACCCTCGCCATCAAGCTCTTTG gtAAACAACAGAGCTATGACAGCTGTAAGATATCCTGGGCCAAGTTCAGTAAG GAGAACCTCCCTGATACAAACTTCACCCTGTGGGTGTGGCTGGATGGCATTCTAACCCTGGTTAAACTCTACCTGTCAGACTTGTGGAGTGATGG GTCTATAATGGGCTTTGTCAGCAAGGGAAAGGAGAGACTTCTATTAAAGAAGAAGCAGAATGGCACTTTTCTGTTGCGTTTTAGCGAAAGCATCAAAGATGGAGGAATCACGTTCAGCTGGGTGCAGTACGCTAACGATG gcACTCCGAGTGTGCAAACAGTGAAACCATTCACCAGTACTGACCTAAAGCAGATTGCTTTACCTGATATCCTCTGCAACTTTCGGATCATGGTAGCAGAAAATATTCCAGTTAACCCACTGTGTTACCTTTACCCAAACACTCCCAAAGACCAGGCCTttggcagatactacagtgaaAAGACTGGAG AGGAGAATCCTTACCTGAAGTACCTCAAAACCAAACTGGTTTTTGTCTCTAAAGA GAATGGCTGTTCTGGCGTCAGAGAGGGGCCAGAATCTGACCTGTCCACACAGGACAGAG ACcctcttttttttcctgacGCCGGTGATGACTTGTTGCTCCAAGCGTTTGAGAAGTCTCCGATGCTCTCCAGCTCTACCATTGATGAAGATATGCTTAACAGTATTTTGGACAGTGATAACGAGTGCACTGTTCCAGATGCATTTCCTCCAACCGCCCCCCACACTTCACCATCATGCCTCCAACACAACTTTTCAGAGAGCCATGTGGATATCCTTGCAGATGCACTCTCTCCAGACATTGATGTTAATGACACATTGCATGAGTTTATAAACTGTCCAAACATCCTAAATGACATAAACCTTCGAATGCTGCCGGAGGAGTCAGATGACTTTGTCATTGATTCTGGTTTTCAAGACCTTGGCTATCCCAACATACCGCTGACCCCCTAA
- the gpr84 gene encoding G-protein coupled receptor 84 isoform X1 encodes MDTTAVARMWNDSDLLSNDSFSCASPSVEGYRYFGVLLGSAVTIVGTIGNILTVLAFATDASLRTRFNVLIVNLALADLLYCTILQPVSADSYLHLHWRGGATWCRMFGFLLFLSNSVSIITLCLIALSRYLVVAHRTSRCARLLLSHRGVAVLLISSWLLGVASFAPLWPVYVFAPQVCTCSFHRTKGRPYTTVLLFLYFFLGLGCVGLFYFLIYRKVRVASKAFLKYRPSRHSSKRKKAEAEATTDDSGISAGASTTQSCEISHDEPGAEQNNSKAQEKSEGHASTQEPKNSIQDASKDTETSSKPTPIKIQTTPAANSPGEDSEFKRVTRMCFTVFLCFVGCFAPFLLLNVADKANRAPQVIHMFCANLTWLNSCINPLLYAAMNRQFNQAYKDILRKAVHPLTWIWRSRRFTIR; translated from the exons ATGGACACCACAGCTGTTGCAAG GATGTGGAATGACTCAGATCTTCTAagtaatgattcattttctTGCGCGTCCCCGTCTGTGGAGGGCTACCGTTACTTCGGCGTCCTCTTGGGATCGGCTGTGACCATAGTAGGAACCATAGGGAATATTCTGACCGTTCTCGCCTTTGCTACTGATGCCAGTCTGAGGACACGGTTCAATGTTCTCATAGTAAACCTTGCCCTCGCTGACCTTCTTTACTGCACGATCCTCCAACCGGTCAGCGCTGACTCATACCTGCACCTGCACTGGAGAGGTGGAGCCACGTGGTGCCGTATGTTTGGATTCCTCCTTTTCCTGTCCAACAGCGTATCCATTATTACATTATGCCTCATCGCTTTGAGCCGTTACTTGGTTGTTGCACATCGCACTTCTCGCTGTGCCCGTCTGCTCCTGTCTCACCGTGGAGTGGCGGTGCTCCTCATCTCATCCTGGCTACTGGGGGTAGCCAGTTTCGCCCCACTTTGGCCCGTCTACGTGTTTGCCCCACAAGTGTGCACCTGCAGTTTTCACCGCACCAAGGGGCGGCCTTACACCACCGTGCTGCTCTTCCTGTACTTCTTCTTGGGCCTGGGTTGCGTGGGCCTTTTCTACTTTCTGATCTACCGTAAGGTGCGTGTAGCCTCTAAGGCTTTTCTGAAGTACAGGCCCAGTCGTCACTCATCAAAACGCAAAAAGGCTGAAGCTGAAGCGACAACGGATGACAGTGGGATCAGTGCTGGAGCTTCAACAACTCAAAGCTGTGAGATCAGTCATGACGAGCCAGGAGCGGAGCAGAATAACAGCAAAGCGCAGGAGAAATCTGAGGGCCACGCAAGCACACAAGAACCGAAAAACTCCATTCAAGATGCCTCAAAAGACACAGAAACATCTTCTAAACCAACTCCGATAAAAATCCAGACCACTCCAGCTGCCAACAGTCCAGGAGAGGACAGTGAATTTAAGCGAGTAACTCGAATGTGCTTTACAgttttcttgtgttttgttgGCTGTTTTGCGCCATTTCTGTTGCTGAATGTCGCTGATAAGGCGAACCGTGCGCCACAGGTCATTCATATGTTTTGTGCAAACCTCACTTGGTTAAATAGTTGCATTAACCCTTTGTTGTACGCAGCCATGAACCGGCAGTTTAACCAGGCCTACAAAGACATACTACGCAAAGCTGTACATCCATTAACCTGGATATGGAGAAGCCGTCGGTTCACAATAAGATAA
- the stat2 gene encoding signal transducer and activator of transcription 2 isoform X2, producing MEHSIRCLEEQQDEFDFKYQTHLMDSCTEEEKKMQVEGLQKMLNALDKCRRSFLSDISTMLDTADALRSALIDEELVDWKRRQQKSCIGAPDDTSLENLEKWFTQIIECMFQLQKFLQKLDELVGKMTYENDPIPVRKPPLKSRVDTLLTHLIKSSFVVETQPSMPQGRGPLVLRTNVQFSVKVRLLYKVSELNHVMKVTVSVNNAASQLKGFRKFNVLGTLSKALNMAESMNGGMVADFRHLTLKDQKVGGGGKGINDLSLSVTEELHRITFQTQFDYQGLSVSLETFSLPVVVISNSSQQQSAWASVLWFNTLCSDPKNIKFFETSPAAAWSQFGEMLSWQFLSCGKRGLDNDQLETLAIKLFGKQQSYDSCKISWAKFSKENLPDTNFTLWVWLDGILTLVKLYLSDLWSDGSIMGFVSKGKERLLLKKKQNGTFLLRFSESIKDGGITFSWVQYANDGTPSVQTVKPFTSTDLKQIALPDILCNFRIMVAENIPVNPLCYLYPNTPKDQAFGRYYSEKTGEENPYLKYLKTKLVFVSKENGCSGVREGPESDLSTQDRDPLFFPDAGDDLLLQAFEKSPMLSSSTIDEDMLNSILDSDNECTVPDAFPPTAPHTSPSCLQHNFSESHVDILADALSPDIDVNDTLHEFINCPNILNDINLRMLPEESDDFVIDSGFQDLGYPNIPLTP from the exons ATGGAGCACAGCATAAGGTGTTTGGAGGAGCAGCAAGATGAGTTTGATTTTAAATATCAGACACACCTAATGGACT CTTGCACAGAAGAAGAGAAGAAAATGCAAGTAGAAGGGCTTCAGAAGATGCTCAATGCACTTGATAAATGCAGAAGG AGCTTCCTATCTGATATCTCAACTATGTTGGACACTGCTGATGCTTTGCGCTCAGCGCTTATAGACGAGGAACTGGTGGACTGGAAGCGGAGACAACAGAAGTCCTGCATTGGTGCTCCTGATGATACAAGTCTGGAAAACTTAGAGAAATG GTTCACTCAAATTATTGAGTGCATGTTCCAGCTGCAGAAGTTCTTACAGAAGCTGGATGAGCTGGTAGGGAAGATGACCTACGAAAATGACCCCATCCCAGTCCGAAAACCCCCTTTAAAGAGTAGAGTGGACACTCTACTGACCCACCTGATAAAGAG CTCATTTGTCGTGGAGACTCAGCCATCCATGCCACAAGGTCGAGGCCCGCTGGTGCTGCGCACAAATGTTCAGTTCTCAGTTAAAGTCAG ATTGTTATATAAAGTTTCTGAACTGAACCATGTTATGAAGGTGACTGTTTCTGTTAACAA tgcTGCTTCACAACTAAAAGG GTTTCGGAAATTTAATGTGCTGGGTACCTTAAGTAAAGCTCTTAACATGGCTGAGAGTATGAATGGGGGCATGGTCGCTGATTTCAGACATTTG ACTTTGAAAGATCAAAAAGTTGGTGGTGGAGGAAAAGGAATCAATGAT CTCTCATTGAGTGTGACTGAAGAACTGCACAGAATAACCTTTCAAACCCAGTTTGACTATCAAGGCCTGTCTGTCTCTTTGGAG ACCTTTTCCCTTCCTGTTGTGGTGATTTCAAACTCCAGTCAGCAGCAGAGTGCTTGGGCATCTGTCCTGTGGTTTAACACGCTCTGTTCAGATCCAAAG AACATCAAGTTTTTTGAAACCTCTCCTGCAGCCGCTTGGTCACAGTTTGGGGAAATGCTAAGTTGGCAGTTTCTCTCCTGTGGGAAACGTGGTCTAGACAATGACCAGTTGGAGACCCTCGCCATCAAGCTCTTTG gtAAACAACAGAGCTATGACAGCTGTAAGATATCCTGGGCCAAGTTCAGTAAG GAGAACCTCCCTGATACAAACTTCACCCTGTGGGTGTGGCTGGATGGCATTCTAACCCTGGTTAAACTCTACCTGTCAGACTTGTGGAGTGATGG GTCTATAATGGGCTTTGTCAGCAAGGGAAAGGAGAGACTTCTATTAAAGAAGAAGCAGAATGGCACTTTTCTGTTGCGTTTTAGCGAAAGCATCAAAGATGGAGGAATCACGTTCAGCTGGGTGCAGTACGCTAACGATG gcACTCCGAGTGTGCAAACAGTGAAACCATTCACCAGTACTGACCTAAAGCAGATTGCTTTACCTGATATCCTCTGCAACTTTCGGATCATGGTAGCAGAAAATATTCCAGTTAACCCACTGTGTTACCTTTACCCAAACACTCCCAAAGACCAGGCCTttggcagatactacagtgaaAAGACTGGAG AGGAGAATCCTTACCTGAAGTACCTCAAAACCAAACTGGTTTTTGTCTCTAAAGA GAATGGCTGTTCTGGCGTCAGAGAGGGGCCAGAATCTGACCTGTCCACACAGGACAGAG ACcctcttttttttcctgacGCCGGTGATGACTTGTTGCTCCAAGCGTTTGAGAAGTCTCCGATGCTCTCCAGCTCTACCATTGATGAAGATATGCTTAACAGTATTTTGGACAGTGATAACGAGTGCACTGTTCCAGATGCATTTCCTCCAACCGCCCCCCACACTTCACCATCATGCCTCCAACACAACTTTTCAGAGAGCCATGTGGATATCCTTGCAGATGCACTCTCTCCAGACATTGATGTTAATGACACATTGCATGAGTTTATAAACTGTCCAAACATCCTAAATGACATAAACCTTCGAATGCTGCCGGAGGAGTCAGATGACTTTGTCATTGATTCTGGTTTTCAAGACCTTGGCTATCCCAACATACCGCTGACCCCCTAA